In Bosea vestrisii, the following are encoded in one genomic region:
- a CDS encoding DUF2339 domain-containing protein — MLATALRSNGFERSTGFAVLALALTIALFAASELLLPVERRNTKTRANPLAFIGSAAYAAAGAIALGLAIAFALRETWLVVGFAVSAAGVAFLSALRPIPLLRSMSAALATAALARLIWNPIVSDVGSWPILNWLIPAYALPALCFAIGALALRERQDRPRLVHEALAAFFFAAFVLLEVRQAFAGPDLVPTADLVRLHYLGPRNRLFEEVFCHVMALGLLGAGFVLLARRLGGRVFGISADLAAIALILVGIGGLGAVLNPVFDGTSVLGWPVFNRLLWYVVVGGLLGLLGYWLGRDGRSRLGDTLNACAAVLVSLGAILIVRHAFSGPVLAPMDGRTAGFAEVVTVTLLLLALTAAARIWRELSPGRVTGFALRALAMIAIGWTVIALGIGRNPLFDHSGVEGPVIFNRILWGYGAAVTGFAGAAWWLREITPAISVAFRRTALAGSALCAFLLLRHGFHGPLLASDVPVTLAEAGFYAAFGFIAAIIVMITGSVRLPRRSVPVGPDWAAIISCGLFALLPGLIANPLVTQQPLAGPLLLDNAAIGYLLPALLTFAAARWAKEYLTGAGARRIFGITAIIGGLAHLLIEVRRGFVGRDLLIDAGSASELYAYSAALLLYGVALLALGFRLQSKDLRLASLGVVTIAICKAFLIDMSGLEGLLRALSFIGLGASLVAIGLAYQKLLLREASRPGKAH, encoded by the coding sequence TTGCTGGCGACGGCACTGCGCAGCAACGGCTTCGAGCGCTCGACCGGCTTTGCCGTACTGGCCCTAGCGCTGACGATCGCGCTCTTTGCCGCTTCGGAGTTACTCCTGCCGGTCGAGCGCCGCAACACCAAGACGCGCGCCAATCCGCTCGCCTTCATCGGCTCCGCCGCCTATGCCGCCGCCGGTGCGATCGCGCTCGGCCTCGCCATTGCCTTCGCCCTGCGCGAGACCTGGCTGGTGGTCGGCTTCGCGGTTTCGGCCGCCGGTGTCGCCTTCCTGTCCGCCCTGCGTCCGATTCCGCTGCTGCGCAGCATGTCGGCGGCGCTCGCCACTGCCGCACTGGCGCGGCTCATCTGGAACCCGATCGTCAGCGATGTCGGCTCCTGGCCCATCCTCAACTGGCTGATCCCGGCCTATGCCCTGCCGGCGCTCTGCTTCGCCATTGGCGCGCTGGCCCTGCGCGAAAGGCAGGATCGCCCGCGCCTGGTCCATGAGGCGCTCGCCGCCTTCTTCTTCGCCGCCTTCGTCTTGCTGGAAGTCCGGCAGGCCTTCGCCGGTCCGGATCTCGTGCCGACCGCCGATCTGGTCCGCCTGCACTATCTCGGCCCGCGCAACCGCCTGTTCGAGGAAGTCTTCTGCCATGTCATGGCGCTCGGGCTGCTCGGCGCAGGCTTCGTCCTGCTTGCCCGCCGGCTCGGCGGACGGGTCTTCGGCATCTCCGCCGATCTCGCCGCGATCGCGCTGATTCTCGTCGGCATCGGCGGGCTCGGCGCCGTGCTCAACCCGGTCTTCGACGGCACATCGGTGCTCGGCTGGCCGGTATTCAACCGGCTGCTCTGGTATGTCGTCGTCGGCGGCCTGCTCGGGCTGCTCGGTTACTGGCTCGGACGAGACGGCCGCTCGCGCCTGGGCGACACGCTCAACGCTTGCGCTGCGGTGCTGGTCTCGCTCGGTGCGATATTGATCGTCCGGCATGCCTTCTCCGGCCCGGTCCTGGCGCCGATGGACGGCAGGACCGCCGGCTTTGCCGAGGTGGTGACGGTCACGCTGCTGCTGCTGGCGCTCACGGCGGCGGCGCGGATCTGGCGCGAGCTCTCGCCCGGCCGCGTAACCGGCTTTGCCCTGCGCGCGCTCGCCATGATCGCGATCGGCTGGACGGTGATCGCGCTCGGCATCGGCCGCAATCCGCTGTTCGATCACAGCGGTGTCGAGGGGCCGGTCATCTTCAACCGCATCCTCTGGGGTTACGGCGCGGCGGTCACAGGCTTCGCCGGAGCGGCCTGGTGGCTGCGCGAAATCACGCCCGCGATCAGCGTCGCCTTCCGGCGCACGGCCCTGGCCGGGTCGGCGCTTTGCGCCTTCCTCCTGCTACGCCATGGCTTCCACGGGCCGTTGCTGGCCTCCGACGTCCCGGTCACCCTCGCCGAAGCGGGTTTCTATGCCGCCTTCGGCTTCATCGCCGCCATCATCGTCATGATCACCGGCTCGGTCCGCCTGCCCCGTCGCTCGGTGCCGGTCGGCCCCGATTGGGCAGCGATCATCTCCTGCGGCCTGTTCGCGCTCCTGCCCGGCCTCATCGCCAATCCGCTGGTGACGCAGCAGCCGCTCGCCGGCCCGCTCCTGCTCGACAACGCCGCGATCGGCTATCTCCTACCGGCACTGCTCACCTTCGCGGCGGCGCGCTGGGCCAAGGAATACCTCACCGGCGCCGGGGCGCGGCGCATCTTCGGTATCACCGCCATCATCGGCGGGCTGGCCCATCTGCTGATCGAGGTCCGGCGTGGCTTCGTCGGCCGCGATCTCCTGATCGATGCCGGCAGCGCCAGCGAGCTCTATGCCTATTCGGCAGCGCTCCTGCTCTATGGCGTGGCGCTGCTCGCGCTCGGCTTCCGGTTGCAGTCGAAGGATCTGCGCCTCGCATCGCTCGGCGTCGTGACGATCGCGATCTGCAAGGCTTTCCTGATCGACATGTCCGGGCTGGAAGGCCTGCTAAGGGCCTTGTCCTTCATCGGACTCGGCGCCAGCCTCGTCGCCATCGGCCTCGCCTATCAGAAGCTGCTGCTGCGGGAAGCGTCACGGCCCGGCAAAGCGCATTGA
- a CDS encoding DUF883 family protein, which translates to MDNDKRLPPDVPNTDDMRDEIDRATGSVAARAADLANRTAETVKDGYGRAKEKLAELDPGDTLREAGRHARDTGEAAAETVGRHPLAAFAIGAVSVGLVAWAFTGRRSSWQPDTSGWNRVLRDYSDDAIRAGRNLLGSGREQLDNSRDYVARGQDYLDMGRDYAREGGKMLMRRSEREPLAAVVGVGLALYVIGSLLRGESQPEPAPRRTKR; encoded by the coding sequence ATGGACAACGACAAGCGCCTGCCACCGGACGTGCCCAATACGGATGACATGCGAGACGAGATCGATCGCGCGACCGGCAGCGTTGCGGCGCGCGCCGCGGATCTCGCCAACCGCACGGCGGAGACCGTCAAGGACGGTTACGGACGCGCCAAGGAGAAGCTCGCCGAGCTCGACCCTGGCGACACGCTGCGCGAGGCCGGGCGGCATGCCCGCGATACCGGTGAGGCTGCGGCAGAGACGGTAGGCCGTCATCCCCTGGCAGCCTTTGCCATCGGCGCAGTCAGCGTTGGGCTCGTCGCCTGGGCCTTCACCGGTCGCCGCTCGAGCTGGCAACCGGATACGAGCGGCTGGAACCGCGTGCTGCGCGACTATAGTGACGATGCCATCCGCGCCGGCCGCAACCTTCTCGGCAGCGGCCGCGAGCAGCTCGACAACAGCCGGGACTATGTCGCCCGCGGACAGGACTATCTCGACATGGGCCGCGACTATGCGCGTGAAGGCGGAAAGATGCTGATGCGCCGCAGCGAACGCGAGCCGCTCGCCGCCGTGGTCGGCGTCGGCCTGGCCCTCTATGTCATCGGCTCGCTGCTACGCGGCGAAAGCCAGCCGGAGCCCGCGCCGCGCCGCACCAAGCGCTAA
- the iolB gene encoding 5-deoxy-glucuronate isomerase yields the protein MSKLLVKPQAPDAEGRIHEVTPETAGWGHVGFAVHRLAAGQSLSRETEDREHCLVLLSGKVAASAGGQDFGVIGGRASPFEPDPWSFYVPAGSNWSVTAQGPCEIAVCSAPGTAGTRPPRVIGPSDVGSLTRGEGSNTRHVRNILPETEAADGLLVVEVITPSGCWSSYPPHKHDQDKLPAESLLEETYYHRLNPPQGFGFQRVYTDDRSLDETMAFTDGDVVLVPRGYHPVGAPHGYDLYYLNVMAGPKRVWKFHNDPAHQWMLKA from the coding sequence ATGTCGAAGCTGCTGGTCAAGCCGCAGGCGCCCGATGCCGAGGGCCGCATCCACGAAGTCACGCCTGAAACGGCCGGCTGGGGACATGTCGGTTTCGCCGTGCACCGGCTGGCGGCCGGGCAGAGCCTGTCGCGCGAAACCGAAGACAGGGAGCATTGCCTCGTTTTGCTCTCGGGCAAGGTCGCGGCCAGCGCCGGCGGACAGGATTTCGGCGTGATCGGTGGGCGGGCCTCGCCGTTCGAGCCCGATCCCTGGTCATTCTATGTGCCGGCCGGCTCGAACTGGAGTGTCACCGCGCAGGGGCCGTGCGAAATCGCGGTCTGCTCGGCGCCGGGGACGGCCGGCACGCGTCCGCCCCGCGTTATCGGCCCAAGCGATGTCGGCAGCCTGACGCGCGGGGAGGGCAGCAACACCCGCCATGTCCGCAACATCCTGCCGGAGACGGAGGCCGCCGATGGTCTCCTCGTGGTCGAGGTGATCACGCCCTCTGGCTGCTGGTCGAGCTATCCGCCGCACAAGCACGATCAGGACAAGCTGCCGGCGGAATCGTTGCTGGAGGAGACCTATTACCACCGGCTCAACCCGCCGCAGGGCTTCGGCTTCCAGCGCGTTTACACTGATGACCGCTCACTCGACGAGACTATGGCCTTTACGGATGGCGACGTCGTGCTGGTGCCGAGAGGCTATCACCCGGTCGGCGCACCGCATGGCTATGATCTTTATTATCTCAACGTCATGGCCGGACCGAAACGGGTCTGGAAATTCCATAACGACCCCGCGCATCAGTGGATGCTGAAGGCGTGA
- the iolE gene encoding myo-inosose-2 dehydratase, with amino-acid sequence MPIRIGANPIGWSNDDLQDIGGATPLETCLAEAREAGFVGMELGHKFPREPKALKAALDPFGMACISGWYSAELLTRDADAELRSLRPHLELLKAMGSTVLVFAETSNAIHGDRRKPLSQRPVMADEDWAEFGRRITQVAEQTRAEGIRLVYHHHMGTIVESEADIDAFMAATGEAVHLLLDTGHATWGGADPAKLAERYRSRISHVHAKDVRKAVMEQARREDWSFLDAILGKGKELGVYTVPGDGMVDYTGVFKALPDYSGWVVVEAEQDPVKAHPLTYAKKGVAHLKQSLKEAGFA; translated from the coding sequence ATGCCTATCCGTATCGGCGCCAACCCCATCGGCTGGTCGAATGACGATCTCCAGGACATCGGCGGCGCGACGCCGCTCGAAACCTGCCTGGCCGAAGCCCGTGAAGCCGGCTTCGTCGGCATGGAGCTCGGCCACAAGTTTCCGCGCGAGCCGAAAGCACTGAAGGCGGCGCTAGACCCCTTCGGCATGGCCTGCATCTCCGGCTGGTATTCGGCCGAGCTGCTGACGCGCGATGCGGATGCAGAGCTGCGAAGCCTCCGGCCTCATCTCGAACTACTCAAGGCGATGGGCTCGACCGTGCTGGTCTTCGCCGAGACTTCGAACGCGATCCATGGCGACCGCAGAAAACCCTTGTCGCAGCGGCCGGTGATGGCTGATGAGGATTGGGCCGAGTTCGGCCGGCGCATTACCCAGGTGGCGGAGCAGACGCGCGCCGAAGGTATCAGGCTGGTCTACCACCACCACATGGGCACGATCGTCGAGAGCGAGGCCGATATCGACGCCTTCATGGCGGCGACGGGCGAGGCAGTGCATCTGCTGCTCGACACCGGCCACGCGACCTGGGGCGGGGCCGATCCGGCCAAGCTCGCCGAGCGCTACCGGTCCCGTATCAGCCATGTCCATGCCAAGGATGTGCGCAAGGCGGTGATGGAGCAGGCGCGGCGGGAAGACTGGAGCTTCCTAGACGCGATCCTCGGCAAGGGCAAGGAATTGGGAGTCTACACCGTGCCGGGTGACGGCATGGTCGACTACACCGGCGTGTTCAAGGCGCTGCCGGACTATTCCGGCTGGGTCGTGGTCGAGGCCGAGCAGGATCCCGTGAAGGCCCACCCGCTCACCTATGCCAAGAAGGGCGTCGCCCATCTCAAGCAGAGCCTGAAGGAGGCCGGGTTCGCCTGA